A stretch of the Diadema setosum chromosome 16, eeDiaSeto1, whole genome shotgun sequence genome encodes the following:
- the LOC140240253 gene encoding uncharacterized protein, producing the protein MGKPKLKAGRNAVEKMTRRPRKNVLKIKMGSTDRKRIRNGKLSKALDSIDDPDYVAETESIGSDSVELSDDLLNQIEEIEMEDTDNSKIEDSGRGFEKLSTSKKLQTMKRNPKTGQYECPYCVFCSPYYSAVASHTLIHTGEKPFRCKICGYRARQRGHVVVHMQMHEELKPYKCVKCDYSTTQPSHLRIHMRVHADQEDSNEENGGEGNSYIKEQLASLKEQMKSEEEKMQLFSCDQCEYVTKRKHNLIQHLAVHTGAKPYKCDLCDYSSSQKGHLNVHIRTHTKEKPFKCPKCPFASTVPKSLREHLQMHYGQRPLKCPYCSFSSSQAFSIKRHIALHEEVKSYACKFCKYKTTVEEDFNAHRAIHTQTASYKCNYCPYESPFKHIFDTHVLTHTEALGITQENRVPKPNIPSMRARQGVKNRLRNTRKSEHAETPAKKPEPGHAEIPSKKPEPGSLHVVASASSTPAKQPKASPVPATEPDELTVDIDDDDDDDYSEDGNPKQVKAIRKQTSPTPADTARTVSTSMQTMPPPSPEPPATPSFSDKAVPSIDEISTPTPTLEDTHSQPDINGNQEEVMEQETMDSVMEIEIENPMDKLFTCEYCDRELVGQEDWRRHVSRHFMEWPEIN; encoded by the exons ATGGGTAAGCCGAAGTTGAAGGCGGGTAGGAACGCCGTGGAGAAGATGACACGGCGCCCCCGCAAGAACGTGCTGAAAATCAAGATGGGCTCCACCGACAGGAAGAGGATTCGAAACGGCAAGCTCAGCAAGGCCCTCGACTCCATTGACGATCCCGACTACGTGGCTGAGACCGAGAGCATCGGCAGCGACAGTGTGGAGCTCTCGGATGATCTCCTCAACCAGATCGAAGAG ATTGAGATGGAGGACACTGATAACAGCAAAATTGAAGATTCTGGGCGGGGCTTTGAGAAACTGTCTACCTCCAAGAAACTGCAGACCATGAAGCGCAACCCAAAGACCGGTCAGTATGAGTGCCCCTACTGCGTGTTCTGCTCCCCGTACTACAGCGCGGTAGCCAGCCACACCCTGATCCACACGGGCGAGAAGCCGTTCCGCTGCAAAATCTGCGGCTACCGTGCCCGGCAGCGCGGCCACGTGGTGGTGCACATGCAGATGCACGAAGAGCTGAAGCCCTACAAGTGCGTCAAGTGCGACTACTCCACCACCCAGCCATCCCACCTCCGCATCCACATGCGGGTCCATGCCGACCAGGAGGATAGCAATGAGGAGAATGGCGGGGAGGGCAACTCCTATATCAAAGAGCAGCTGGCATCCCTCAAGGAGCAGATGAAGAGTGAGGAGGAGAAGATGCAGCTGTTCTCGTGCGACCAGTGCGAGTATGTCACCAAGCGCAAGCACAACCTCATACAGCACCTGGCGGTGCACACAGGTGCCAAGCCGTACAAGTGCGATCTCTGTGACTACTCCTCCAGCCAGAAGGGCCACCTCAATGTGCACATCCGCACCCACACCAAAGAGAAACCCTTCAAGTGCCCCAAGTGCCCGTTTGCCTCCACCGTGCCAAAGTCGCTCCGCGAGCACCTGCAGATGCATTATGGACAGCGCCCTCTCAAGTGCCCGTATTGCTCGTTCTCTTCCAGCCAGGCTTTCTCCATCAAGCGTCACATTGCCCTGCATGAAGAGGTCAAGTCGTATGCCTGCAAGTTCTGCAAGTACAAGACTACGGTCGAAGAGGACTTCAACGCCCACCGTGCCATTCACACTCAAACCGCTTCGTACAAGTGCAACTACTGTCCCTACGAGTCGCCCTTCAAGCACATCTTTGACACCCACGTGCTGACCCACACTGAAGCTCTGGGGATCACCCAGGAGAATCGTGTCCCCAAGCCCAACATTCCATCCATGCGAGCCCGGCAGGGGGTTAAGAACCGCCTGCGCAACACCCGCAAGTCCGAACACGCCGAGACCCCCGCCAAGAAACCAGAGCCAGGGCACGCCGAGATTCCCTCCAAGAAGCCAGAGCCGGGAAGCCTGCATGTTGTTGCCTCTGCATCCTCAACTCCAGCCAAGCAGCCCAAGGCAAGTCCGGTCCCTGCCACGGAACCGGACGAATTAACCGTGGAcattgatgacgatgatgacgatgactaCAGCGAAGATGGCAACCCCAAGCAGGTCAAAGCCATCAGAAAACAGACCTCACCCACCCCAGCCGATACGGCCCGTACCGTCTCCACGTCAATGCAGACCATGCCGCCTCCTTCCCCGGAGCCGCCAGCAACCCCTTCCTTCTCTGACAAAGCGGTGCCGTCCATTGACGAGATCTCCACGCCCACCCCTACCCTAGAGGACACCCACTCTCAGCCCGACATCAACGGAAACCAAGAAGAGGTCATGGAACAAGAGACCATGGACTCCGTGATGGAGATTGAGATTGAGAACCCCATGGACAAGCTCTTCACCTGTGAGTACTGCGATCGTGAATTAGTCGGTCAGGAGGACTGGCGGCGACACGTATCGCGCCACTTCATGGAGTGGCCGGAGATTAACTGA